The Silene latifolia isolate original U9 population chromosome 4, ASM4854445v1, whole genome shotgun sequence region atgttggaagcgggggtcgctgttttgggcacaaagttgatggtctGATATagttcgttcaggtgccgtttgtgcccatgagcagACCCACCGTTCTcattgcccccgatgacaacatggattactcctatccgttcaaagacggactttttatttgagccgccggtatccttcttttggcctccggcaacatacttgccgaagctccccttccggatcagctcttcaatggcattcttcgagatgCCGGCGATTTGTcgattaagtgaccggtgtggccgtggtactcacaagatcggctcgtgtcaccgtccccctcgccttgggaggcctttcccacttctgaccctcgttcttgctcagggcgaagacctcggcagcagatacgaccaagggggtgtggccattgaaccgcttttggtagtacggtcctgagctccccccggcgcccgccgagttctgtttcctggcagatttgtcagaccgtgacctattattgtcacggcgtccttcatccgggttgtcctcccggcggctctttctctctgagtgcccggcctcgtcGGGGCCTAcctggttttgtggtagtcctccacctttatggcatggtcggccatcttcctggcggagtctaggttcaggccgccgcacttgatgagctcattttttaagtctcctctcgggaggcctttcatcagtgcgaaggccgccgttcattgttcactcacgaatctgcctgaaccttggcgtcgaacctcttcacataactccggagagactcgcctcctctctcgatagtcgggaggtccgatgtctcgacggccctcctcttgttgcaagaataccgggccaaaaatgtgtcccttaggtcggcataacagtataccgacccatcgggtagccccttgtaccaactttgtgccatcccatgaagagtcgttgggaagactcgacaccaaacctcatcgggttgctcccataccgacatgtaagactcgaaagcctcggcgtggtcggttgggtcgccttctcctttgtataatatgggtggcaactttagcttagtcggcaccgggacctctaggacataggcatcgaggggctgtctgaccacgtgtcgaatgacacgcggcgatcggctccttacatccttagtccggctcctctccccgtggcgagaaggacttcttctccgactctggtgagtcgggcttcttctccgactctggtgagtcggacttcttctccgactctggtgagtcggacttctttcactcctctggggcaggcctcgtcggtgctgcggcgacgctgtcctcccgcgagtgcgagaaggactcaggtctaccactagcactctgggctcccccggcatcttgacagggtcagcttcctccaatgcttcgttcaagtttctcggagtcacattttgggccctggtctcctgtgcgggtgccgccgctcttgttgatgtgacagtgtgagtcggcgtgccacccattaggtccaggagtagcttcagtttagctgcatcaaccacatgtcccatgatggtgacttggtcggcgggcagcggcgtatctggtattattggcatcccgtacgccggttgaattactcggccggtggagggCGCACAACCCCTGCAAtgtgtggacggtatcatcttggcgagaagtcggtttcgtcggtcacaatTGCTTAAAatttgttttgacatcttcttagcttgttgggtgggttttgtttttgtgtttttttttttttgtaagggatttgactagcttctagtatctgtttccccacagacggcgccaattgttccgggtgtaattccaaagcagctatttgttaccactcgtggcttgtagaatgacgtctttggttgaatccttctttcggcctctcctgaaacaatgaacaaactgagggctcggctttggccgagcgtactcactccgacgctcaagtcagtgaacttaaagagataagttgtgtgttacttggcgaagtatatgttgtagagagataaggaagatattaccagattatgaggtgtttaggttaaaaagtcgatcctttcctcaatgagagttgaggagtatttatagactttcaccttttgtcacgtagtggccaagtggccaagtggctagcaggtggaaagactgatctaccctcggccgagggacccatggcaggccggcgggccctgttgactccatgccgaggggtcttggatatgagtacgcggatatgtgccccggctggctagttgtcctagccgaggcacaggagacaggccgacaggctgcgtcggttaggctgtctaagtccttgacttgttgtggatatctttgaccttgctcaatatgttgactcggtcagcgggtgcagaatatgccccatcaatatgtATACTGGAGTAGGACGGATTTACAGGCTGTTATTTGTGTTCGCGGTTAGATAGAAATTGTTTGTATCACTGCCATCTTTGGCGTAGTTGGTTGTCAATACAATTTCCATAGCCACTCGGGATAATTTGGTATAGCAGCAGGTTACTTTCGTCTTGTTACTTTGCATATTTCTTGTATTTTTATCCAGTGTGTAAACTTGTATTTTTTGTAGGCCAACCCAGCTGCTTCATCTTATGCCAATAAATATATCGAGCACTGGGATGATATATTGATATTACTTGGACCCGATAGAGCTGTTGGTGAAGGAGGGGAGCACTATGAAGAGGGTGCTACTATGATGGGTGAGGAAGCATGTGATGGTTCAACTTCCAGCATTGATACTACTTCAACAAGCTCCAAAAAGAAGCGAAAAAGTGACAGTCTAGCGGATGCGGTTACTCAGGTTGCTGACACACTCAAATCTTATGTTGAAGCTAGACTTAAAGCAACTCCAACTTTGGGAGGAAAAGAGATATTTGATGAGGTTTCCAAAGTTGTTGGCATCCTCCGTCCTCAAGTTCTACAAGCCGTAAATATGTTCGTGGAGGCACCGGTGAAATTTCAAGTTCTCAAAGACCTTCCGAGTGATCAAAAATTAGATTGGATTTTGATTTGTCTTGATGAGCGTAGTAGAGCATTCTAGTTGAAACTATAGATCGAATTTGATTATAGTTGGACAATTTGTTGCAATAACACAGTTGTAGTTAAAATCTATGTCGAATGATTATTTTGTATTGCGGAAATTTTTTGCCTAAAACCTTGCAATATGAGTTAACTACTTGAAAATTGAGTTTGGATCAAATTTGGATTCTCAAATTCTTTGTATTGCCAAACATAGAAATTGGATTTCAAATTCTAAATTTCAAATTCTTTGTTTCCCAAACAAAGAATTTGAATTTGAGAATCATGATTTCACATTCCTAATTTGAAACTGGTCATTTAAAATGAAATTCAAGTATCCAAACGGGGTCTAAATGGAAAGGATCTTTGTTGATCTATGTGATACCTTTTAAATTTACGGAAAATTCTGTGCTATCCCTAAACTATGTTCTTTTGCACGTGATATCAAACCTTTTAAATTTGCTCACATGGTACTTTGATATTTAATTTTTAAGCACGacatgtcattattattaattttctttttttttttgatgatgaCGCCAACCGCTACCTTTATTGCTCATTGGGTAAACCCCCGGATATGCGTAATAGCCTTTAAATCACGTATACCAGATAAAATACCTGAGAGTGACAcccatttttatcattcttaaaaTCTTCAATGTAGTAAGAAAACGAACTTGTGCCTATTTTTACAAAAAAAAGATTACCTCTTCGAGATCTATAATTTGATAACATAAAAAACGGGCATTTGAAATTTAAGTTTGAAGCTATGTTGATTTGATATTTTCGTacaaaaaaccctagaaaatgtcAGCGCACAATTGTTTTTTCTTAAATCATAAATTATGATGATGTACTCATTCTAGAACAAAAATTTGGCCGATTCCGAATTTCGTTCTAGAAGTTATGTTCAATTGAAATTTTTTATAACGAGAAAAAATGATATGGTTGTGAATGAAAATCAAATGTAGAGGGTACTATGTACAAAAACTTAAAATACCGATTCCGAATTCCCTTCTAGAAGTTatgtttcactttttatttttattatgttttgaattaattagaattttattagttatattttgtgtgtttgtattaatattataggagGATGATATACTTGCATATTAATAACAATGCACGAGAAAGGAAATAATGGATATGGTTCTTCTTTACatatttttttttcgtttggatgtctctttcatttttgtctgtttcttttttctataatggtgtatttgaaatatcgaatggtagcaaaaatctttaataagttgTTAACATGTTGTTACATTATTGTCCTTCACTCTTTCCTACACTTTGGTCTCTTTTGTAACACTTatgttctatttttattttgtcaaacatGTTACAAATCAAATTGTTTAGCCAAATTGTTAAAGTATGATGCACATATGTCAATTTGATCGTATCATagtgttataatatgcataaTAAATATTATGCATGATTAGTAATTAGTTACAAACCGAttcttattctccaattcataATGCTTTCAatcctttaaatcattttttttgtttttcatcaaaTATACTATTTTGTAGCTTACAATATTTttggataaatattttttttgaatgatttgtttatattttattttctcatGAATTAGGAAATGCTAATATTTCGTATGAAGTAT contains the following coding sequences:
- the LOC141652094 gene encoding uncharacterized protein LOC141652094; this encodes MEIRTKTQFKWDEERKMVLVPRDDQDEWDTYIKANPAASSYANKYIEHWDDILILLGPDRAVGEGGEHYEEGATMMGEEACDGSTSSIDTTSTSSKKKRKSDSLADAVTQVADTLKSYVEARLKATPTLGGKEIFDEVSKVVGILRPQVLQAVNMFVEAPVKFQVLKDLPSDQKLDWILICLDERSRAF